Proteins from a genomic interval of Shewanella seohaensis:
- a CDS encoding FKBP-type peptidyl-prolyl cis-trans isomerase — protein MKMLLAVVVIAGVIFYFFTSMNNQKAAQENIRLGNEFLAQNKTQEGVKTTASGLQYQVLQQGTGTVHPKASDTVTVHYHGTLIDGTVFDSSVERGEPIAFPLNRVIPGWTEGVQLMVEGDKYRFFIPSELAYGNRSTGKIGGGSVLIFDVELLKIN, from the coding sequence ATGAAAATGTTACTTGCCGTTGTTGTGATTGCTGGGGTGATTTTTTACTTCTTTACCTCGATGAATAACCAAAAAGCGGCCCAAGAAAATATCCGTTTAGGTAATGAGTTTTTAGCGCAAAACAAAACTCAAGAAGGGGTGAAAACCACCGCCTCTGGGTTGCAATATCAAGTGTTACAGCAAGGCACTGGCACTGTTCATCCTAAGGCGAGTGATACAGTGACTGTGCATTACCACGGCACCTTAATTGATGGCACTGTGTTCGATAGCTCGGTCGAGCGCGGTGAGCCGATAGCCTTCCCACTCAATCGTGTTATTCCAGGTTGGACTGAAGGCGTACAACTGATGGTCGAGGGCGACAAGTATCGCTTCTTTATTCCTAGCGAACTGGCCTATGGCAACCGCAGCACTGGCAAAATTGGCGGTGGTTCGGTACTGATTTTTGATGTTGAGCTGCTGAAGATAAATTAA
- a CDS encoding HPP family protein: MKVISQQQLKPALLAGIGAMLCISALASLEQMSTHLLWLMAPFGATMVILFALPDSPLAQPRNIVCGHLLTSLMGLIILHSVGVSPLSLGLAVGAGIALMMLTHTVHPPAGANPLVIMLTAQGWDFLYSPVASGLVLILSFGWLYHNMLCRRPYPQKWF; encoded by the coding sequence ATGAAAGTGATAAGCCAACAGCAATTAAAACCGGCACTGCTCGCAGGCATAGGTGCCATGTTATGTATCAGTGCCTTAGCAAGCTTGGAGCAAATGAGTACGCACTTGTTGTGGCTGATGGCCCCCTTTGGCGCCACTATGGTGATTTTATTTGCCCTTCCCGATAGCCCATTGGCGCAGCCAAGAAACATTGTCTGCGGCCACCTACTGACCAGTCTGATGGGACTTATCATCCTCCACAGTGTGGGCGTCTCGCCGCTGAGTTTAGGGTTGGCCGTAGGAGCGGGAATCGCATTGATGATGCTGACCCACACAGTGCATCCTCCTGCTGGAGCAAACCCGCTAGTTATTATGCTGACCGCGCAAGGGTGGGACTTTTTATATTCGCCGGTCGCCAGTGGTCTAGTGCTGATCCTATCCTTTGGCTGGCTGTATCATAATATGCTGTGTCGACGCCCCTATCCGCAGAAATGGTTTTAA
- a CDS encoding TetR/AcrR family transcriptional regulator: MPQPEVLSDMPLDKRQQLISTAFKLFYFQSVHGVGINQILQESAIAKKTLYHHFASKDELVEAVVLYRDQVFYQWLSERVQAAETGKAGIRALFMALDDWFNQRVPQLCEFRGCFFINVSAEFTDASHPVHRLCAEHKQRVADLMGQQVAALGLSEAKAAYLVDTLCLLKEGAIVSAQLRGDTGAAMQALKAIEQLIEIETN; encoded by the coding sequence ATGCCGCAACCCGAAGTGTTGTCAGATATGCCCTTAGATAAACGTCAACAGCTCATCAGCACGGCATTTAAACTGTTTTATTTTCAGAGCGTACATGGGGTAGGCATTAACCAGATTTTGCAGGAGTCGGCGATTGCCAAAAAAACCTTGTACCATCATTTTGCCAGTAAGGATGAGTTGGTCGAAGCAGTGGTGCTGTACCGCGACCAAGTGTTTTATCAATGGTTAAGCGAGCGAGTGCAGGCGGCCGAGACGGGTAAGGCGGGGATCCGCGCGTTATTTATGGCGCTCGATGACTGGTTTAATCAAAGAGTGCCGCAGTTGTGTGAGTTTCGGGGCTGTTTTTTTATCAATGTGAGTGCCGAATTTACCGATGCCAGCCATCCCGTGCATCGTTTGTGCGCCGAGCATAAACAGCGGGTGGCAGATTTAATGGGTCAGCAAGTGGCGGCCTTGGGCTTGTCCGAGGCAAAAGCGGCTTATCTTGTCGATACCCTATGCCTATTGAAGGAAGGCGCCATAGTGTCGGCGCAGCTGCGCGGCGACACAGGTGCTGCCATGCAAGCGTTAAAAGCTATCGAGCAATTGATTGAAATAGAAACGAATTAG
- a CDS encoding DUF1294 domain-containing protein, whose amino-acid sequence MNNKRANKTPSAPVHERKATQQRVNQRKATKSRTTESRAAKTRAARSRQSSMPLLLALVFLAMLIGAAWWHMLPIAIVGLYLLLSLCTFIAYAFDKSAARKGRWRTKESTLHLMSLLGGWPGALFAQQLLRHKSVKAAFRQLFWLTVVTNLALLGYGIQTGFMDRLI is encoded by the coding sequence ATGAACAACAAAAGAGCCAATAAAACGCCGTCCGCTCCAGTACATGAACGAAAAGCGACTCAACAAAGAGTGAATCAGCGAAAAGCGACTAAATCTAGAACCACTGAATCAAGAGCGGCTAAGACTAGAGCCGCGCGCTCGCGTCAGAGTTCGATGCCTTTGTTATTAGCACTGGTTTTTCTGGCGATGCTAATCGGCGCCGCTTGGTGGCATATGCTGCCCATCGCGATTGTGGGTTTATATCTGCTGCTGAGTTTATGCACCTTTATCGCCTACGCCTTCGACAAATCGGCGGCCCGTAAAGGTCGCTGGCGCACCAAGGAAAGCACCCTGCATCTAATGTCTCTCCTCGGTGGTTGGCCCGGCGCACTGTTTGCCCAGCAGCTACTACGGCATAAATCGGTCAAAGCCGCCTTTCGCCAACTGTTTTGGCTCACGGTCGTGACCAACTTAGCCCTGCTGGGTTATGGGATCCAAACGGGCTTCATGGATAGATTGATTTAA
- a CDS encoding nucleoside deaminase: MDEFLHAAIDEAKQGLAEGGIPIGSVLVIDGKIVARGHNKRVQQGSAVLHAEMDCLENAGRLIAADYQKATLYSTLSPCDMCSGAILLYGIPKVVVGENVTFQGPEAYVQSRGVEVTVVDNHECKQLMRDFIAAKPQLWNEDIGE; this comes from the coding sequence ATGGATGAATTTTTACATGCCGCCATTGATGAGGCCAAACAAGGATTAGCCGAAGGCGGTATCCCCATTGGCTCAGTATTAGTGATCGACGGAAAAATTGTCGCCCGCGGCCATAACAAACGCGTGCAACAAGGCAGCGCCGTGCTGCACGCCGAAATGGATTGCCTCGAAAATGCCGGCAGACTAATCGCCGCCGATTATCAAAAGGCCACACTCTATTCGACTCTCTCCCCCTGCGATATGTGCAGCGGCGCGATACTACTCTACGGCATCCCTAAGGTAGTGGTCGGTGAAAATGTTACCTTTCAAGGGCCGGAAGCCTATGTGCAGTCCCGCGGTGTAGAAGTGACTGTGGTAGACAATCACGAGTGCAAACAGTTAATGCGCGATTTTATCGCCGCCAAGCCACAGCTATGGAACGAAGATATTGGCGAATAG
- a CDS encoding hotdog fold domain-containing protein, protein MSPNAQTPNAKPNKVLALYHKTQGLPFGQKIFSIMVSRMAPYFGTIKPLITELRLNRCACLIKKRHAVHNHIKTVHVIAICNGLEMAMGVMAEASIPAHLRWIPKGMSLDYTAKAGSDILCVAEVTPEQWTPGDMLVPVTAYDTQGVVVVKGHIKLWISEKPQK, encoded by the coding sequence ATGAGCCCTAACGCACAAACCCCAAACGCTAAGCCCAATAAGGTTCTCGCGCTCTACCATAAAACCCAAGGCTTACCCTTTGGCCAAAAAATCTTCTCCATCATGGTATCACGCATGGCGCCTTATTTTGGCACCATCAAACCACTGATCACTGAATTACGCCTTAACCGCTGCGCTTGCCTGATTAAAAAACGTCATGCCGTTCATAACCATATAAAAACCGTGCATGTTATCGCCATCTGTAACGGCTTAGAAATGGCGATGGGCGTGATGGCCGAAGCATCGATTCCAGCCCATCTGCGTTGGATCCCTAAGGGCATGAGCCTCGATTACACCGCCAAGGCGGGCAGTGATATTTTATGTGTTGCTGAAGTCACGCCAGAGCAGTGGACGCCCGGCGATATGTTGGTGCCCGTTACCGCCTACGACACCCAAGGTGTTGTGGTCGTGAAGGGGCATATCAAGTTATGGATTTCAGAAAAGCCGCAGAAGTAA
- a CDS encoding DUF368 domain-containing protein produces MKYLLTYFKGMAMGAADVVPGVSGGTIAFITGILDTLLESVKRINPSLWGVIKSQGIKGAFEHINGGFLLSLLAGILTSIFTFAKLISWLLVAHPIPIWSFFFGLIIISVVHMLKQVSGFTLARLGLFALGVLAAWVITVLNPVSVEASYLNIFFGGAIAICAMVLPGISGSFILLLLGLYPVVLAAAKNIQIDILACFAVGALLGILSFSHLLSALLRKYHDATVVFLTGLMLGTLGKIWPWKQTLTWRTNSHGEQVPLLEQNISPLNFEQVTGQPSQLMLAVVCMLAAIALVWGLEKVGKRD; encoded by the coding sequence GTGAAATATTTGCTGACCTATTTTAAGGGAATGGCCATGGGGGCCGCCGATGTGGTGCCTGGGGTTTCGGGTGGCACTATCGCCTTTATCACCGGTATTCTCGATACCCTGCTCGAAAGCGTTAAGCGTATTAATCCGTCACTTTGGGGCGTGATTAAGTCGCAGGGAATTAAAGGCGCCTTTGAGCATATTAATGGTGGATTTTTACTGAGCCTATTAGCGGGCATTCTGACCAGTATTTTTACCTTCGCTAAACTGATTTCTTGGTTGCTGGTGGCACATCCCATTCCGATTTGGTCATTCTTCTTTGGCCTCATTATCATCTCTGTGGTGCACATGCTTAAACAGGTGAGTGGTTTTACGCTGGCGCGTTTGGGATTATTTGCCTTAGGGGTTTTGGCTGCTTGGGTGATCACTGTACTGAACCCTGTATCGGTCGAGGCCAGCTATTTAAATATTTTCTTCGGCGGTGCGATTGCCATTTGTGCCATGGTATTACCGGGGATTTCGGGCAGTTTTATCTTATTACTGCTCGGCTTATATCCAGTGGTACTCGCGGCGGCAAAAAATATCCAAATCGATATCTTGGCCTGTTTTGCCGTTGGCGCTTTACTGGGAATTTTAAGCTTTAGCCATTTACTCTCGGCCTTGCTGCGTAAATACCATGATGCGACCGTAGTATTTCTCACGGGCTTGATGCTCGGCACCTTAGGTAAAATTTGGCCTTGGAAACAAACCTTAACCTGGCGTACTAACTCCCACGGTGAACAAGTGCCATTATTGGAGCAAAATATTTCGCCGCTGAATTTTGAACAAGTGACGGGCCAACCTTCACAGCTGATGCTAGCTGTTGTGTGTATGTTGGCGGCCATCGCCTTAGTTTGGGGTTTAGAGAAGGTCGGCAAACGGGATTAA
- a CDS encoding RCC1 domain-containing protein — protein MWKKQVPWVGVALAIFALGHVVNLIIDKQDSEISPELKQQISDTIQAHRTPAFANNVLIHEPNTPEIAETSPKIPMPAELADVSQIYSNLNAFAALKRDGTVVTWGDGECGGDSNNAAEPLLNVKQLYVAEDTCGFAALTHDHKLIPWGMGDETMPWTRG, from the coding sequence TTGTGGAAAAAACAGGTCCCCTGGGTTGGCGTGGCGCTAGCCATTTTTGCCTTAGGTCATGTGGTTAACTTAATCATAGATAAGCAAGATTCTGAAATATCCCCAGAGTTAAAGCAGCAAATTTCTGACACTATTCAGGCTCACAGAACGCCCGCTTTCGCGAATAATGTCTTGATTCATGAGCCAAACACCCCTGAGATTGCTGAGACCTCGCCCAAAATCCCTATGCCTGCAGAATTAGCCGATGTGAGTCAAATCTACAGCAATCTCAATGCATTTGCGGCGCTCAAACGAGACGGTACTGTAGTCACATGGGGTGATGGCGAGTGTGGTGGCGATAGCAATAACGCCGCCGAGCCTCTACTTAATGTAAAACAGCTGTATGTGGCAGAGGATACCTGCGGCTTTGCCGCGTTAACCCATGACCACAAACTGATCCCTTGGGGAATGGGGGATGAAACTATGCCTTGGACTCGAGGGTGA
- a CDS encoding RCC1 domain-containing protein — protein sequence MRPVLHDVRDFVVAKGLYAAIKQDGSVVSWSFEDASTAELSSGKHAAPAMTNVVSVSVNYRAFAALKRDGTVVTWGQANYGGDSREVASALNNVKLLYANDNAFTAMTATGRLVSWGEVREDQKGREQVAKLSQLAPAVKVVPSKNGFAALLADGSVYAWGKGS from the coding sequence GTGAGACCTGTACTGCATGATGTGCGCGATTTTGTTGTGGCTAAGGGGCTCTATGCCGCCATTAAGCAAGATGGAAGTGTCGTCAGTTGGTCTTTTGAAGATGCATCAACTGCCGAGCTAAGCTCTGGTAAGCACGCCGCGCCTGCGATGACTAACGTCGTGTCTGTATCTGTTAACTATCGGGCTTTTGCCGCCTTAAAACGGGATGGAACAGTAGTGACATGGGGGCAGGCTAATTATGGTGGCGATAGTCGCGAAGTCGCCTCAGCGCTTAACAATGTGAAACTACTCTATGCTAACGATAATGCTTTTACCGCTATGACAGCGACGGGCAGATTGGTGTCGTGGGGTGAGGTAAGAGAGGATCAAAAGGGCCGTGAGCAAGTGGCAAAGCTTAGCCAGCTTGCGCCTGCCGTGAAAGTTGTTCCTTCTAAAAATGGTTTTGCAGCGCTGCTGGCTGACGGTAGTGTTTATGCGTGGGGGAAGGGGAGTTAA
- a CDS encoding helix-turn-helix transcriptional regulator — translation MKLQDLTQSDLDILKSIENIVDGIAAMYGQHTEVVLHSLDAKHPSVIKIANGHVTGREVGAPITNLALLKLKTGQDISNSYLTKCANGKTLRSITTVIRNPKNLPIGLLCINTDMDAPLQSVLRTMMPEQLLGSELTSSPEVFARNIDEALHSTIDSVNHEVRANPAISPSQKSREIVNQLHELGIFELKDSAQVAATRLGISVHSIYRYLREIKANQAESEKSLA, via the coding sequence GTGAAATTGCAAGACTTAACCCAAAGCGATCTGGATATACTCAAGTCCATCGAAAATATCGTCGATGGGATTGCCGCCATGTATGGCCAACATACAGAGGTCGTGCTGCACAGCTTAGATGCTAAGCACCCTTCGGTGATCAAAATTGCCAATGGTCATGTCACTGGCCGTGAGGTCGGTGCGCCCATCACTAACCTGGCCTTGCTTAAGCTCAAAACGGGTCAGGATATTTCCAACTCTTACCTTACCAAGTGTGCCAACGGTAAGACATTACGCTCGATAACCACAGTGATCCGTAATCCTAAAAACCTGCCAATTGGGCTGCTGTGCATCAATACCGATATGGACGCGCCGCTGCAATCTGTGCTGCGCACTATGATGCCAGAGCAGCTCCTCGGCAGCGAATTGACCAGTTCGCCCGAGGTGTTTGCGCGCAATATTGATGAGGCGCTGCACAGCACTATCGATAGTGTTAACCACGAGGTGCGTGCGAATCCTGCGATTTCTCCTTCACAAAAAAGTCGTGAAATTGTCAATCAACTCCATGAGTTAGGGATTTTCGAACTCAAGGATAGCGCCCAAGTGGCTGCCACGCGATTAGGGATTTCTGTGCATTCCATTTACCGCTATTTGCGTGAAATTAAAGCCAATCAGGCGGAAAGCGAGAAAAGCCTCGCTTAA
- a CDS encoding L-cysteine desulfidase family protein, whose amino-acid sequence MKPLWQQYIQIINQVVKPALGCTEPIAAAYAAAVARTLLPVEPESIAVQVSDNLYKNSMGVYVPGTGKIGLAIAAAAGALAGNADAGLEVLANVTPEQVAQAQTLIDVGKVKVERTETDEFIYCCVSLTAGEQEAMVKICGGHTLIAEKRLNGELVFTADSAQTKATGSICDGVDINIESIYRFAQEVPFEEIQFILKASELNSKLSDEGMSKPYGLEVGRTMKNGIAAGIIGEDLLNKIVMLTAAASDARMGGANLPAMSNLGSGNQGIAATIPVVITAQCYKVSEEKLARALIMSHLGAIYIKSHYPPLSAFCGNTVTSAAASMAMVYLAGGSFEQSCFAIQNVISDSSGMVCDGAKASCAMKVSTSSSAAVRSFLMALNSQNVSGQGIIAKDVEKTIKNIGKMVLNGMSSTDVTIINIMSE is encoded by the coding sequence ATGAAACCTCTATGGCAGCAATACATTCAGATCATTAACCAAGTGGTTAAACCCGCCTTAGGCTGTACCGAGCCGATTGCCGCGGCCTATGCGGCGGCCGTAGCGCGCACCTTATTACCGGTAGAACCCGAGTCAATTGCGGTGCAAGTTTCTGATAACTTGTATAAAAACTCGATGGGCGTTTATGTCCCCGGCACAGGTAAAATCGGTCTTGCTATTGCCGCAGCCGCAGGCGCGCTTGCAGGCAATGCCGATGCGGGATTAGAAGTCTTGGCCAACGTGACACCTGAACAAGTGGCACAGGCGCAAACCCTTATTGATGTGGGTAAAGTGAAGGTTGAACGTACCGAGACCGACGAATTTATCTATTGCTGCGTGAGCTTAACCGCTGGCGAACAAGAAGCCATGGTGAAAATCTGCGGCGGCCATACCTTAATAGCCGAGAAGCGCTTAAATGGTGAGTTAGTCTTTACCGCCGATAGCGCCCAAACCAAGGCCACAGGCTCAATCTGCGACGGCGTCGATATCAATATTGAATCGATTTACCGCTTCGCCCAAGAAGTGCCCTTCGAAGAAATCCAATTTATTCTTAAAGCCTCGGAATTAAACAGTAAATTATCCGATGAAGGCATGTCCAAACCCTATGGCTTGGAAGTCGGCCGCACCATGAAGAACGGCATTGCCGCAGGGATCATCGGTGAGGACTTACTCAATAAGATTGTGATGCTCACCGCAGCGGCTTCGGATGCGCGTATGGGCGGTGCCAATCTGCCCGCCATGAGCAATTTAGGCAGTGGTAACCAAGGGATTGCGGCGACGATCCCTGTAGTGATCACCGCCCAGTGTTATAAAGTCAGCGAAGAGAAGCTAGCTCGCGCGCTGATCATGAGCCACCTCGGGGCGATTTATATCAAGTCCCACTATCCGCCGTTATCGGCATTCTGTGGCAATACGGTCACCAGTGCCGCAGCCTCTATGGCCATGGTGTATTTAGCGGGCGGCAGTTTCGAGCAATCTTGCTTTGCGATTCAAAACGTCATCAGCGACAGCTCGGGCATGGTCTGTGATGGTGCCAAAGCCTCCTGCGCGATGAAGGTCAGTACCTCATCGAGTGCGGCGGTACGCTCCTTCTTAATGGCGCTCAACAGCCAAAACGTTTCAGGCCAAGGTATCATCGCCAAAGATGTTGAGAAAACCATTAAGAACATAGGCAAGATGGTACTCAATGGCATGTCATCTACGGATGTCACTATCATTAACATCATGTCTGAATAA
- a CDS encoding RidA family protein, translating to MKSIIHAERAPAAIGPYSHGTSYGNLIFTSGQLPVCKEKGGVVDGGISEQSVQCLENLKYVIEAGGGSLETVLKTTCYLSEISDFAAFNEVYKTYFKTDCPARSCFAVKDLPLGVKVEVEAIAHVHA from the coding sequence ATGAAAAGCATCATTCATGCAGAACGTGCCCCAGCCGCGATTGGCCCTTATTCCCACGGCACCAGTTATGGCAACCTGATTTTTACCTCTGGACAACTGCCTGTATGTAAAGAGAAAGGCGGCGTTGTCGATGGCGGGATCAGCGAACAATCTGTGCAATGCCTAGAGAATCTGAAATACGTGATTGAAGCCGGTGGTGGCAGCCTAGAAACCGTGCTTAAAACCACCTGTTACTTGAGTGAGATCAGTGACTTTGCCGCCTTCAATGAAGTCTATAAAACCTATTTCAAAACCGACTGCCCTGCCCGCAGCTGTTTTGCGGTAAAAGATCTTCCACTGGGTGTCAAAGTGGAAGTAGAAGCCATCGCCCACGTTCACGCATAA
- a CDS encoding amino acid permease, translated as MDARITAAQWKEDTRFDSTDWGWIIMSIGMAIGAGIVFLPVQVGLMGLWVFLLSSVIGYPAMYLFQRLFINTLAESPECKDYPSVISGYLGKNWGILLGGLYFIMLVIWVFVYSTAITNDSASFLQSFGATKSLLSENPFYGLALICGLVALASRGENLLFKISTFMVLTKLGVVAVLGLMMVDKWDINNIGSVPSTGDWLKDAIVMLPFTLTSILFIQSLSPMVISYRSREKSLAVARFKAMRAMNIAFGVLFVVVFFYAVSFTLAMGHEQAVRASHENISALAMVAQGMPGQTLKLLSLTLNIFAVMTAYFGVYLGFREACQGLTMNMLRRVMPEERINKSLVGYGIMIFTILLSWGAIVLNAPVLSFTSICSPIFGLVGCLIPAYLVYQVPALHKYKGVSLYIIIVTGLLLCVSPLLAFS; from the coding sequence ATGGATGCAAGGATAACGGCGGCACAATGGAAAGAGGATACCCGCTTCGACAGTACGGATTGGGGCTGGATCATTATGAGTATTGGCATGGCGATTGGCGCCGGGATCGTATTTTTGCCAGTGCAGGTGGGGTTGATGGGCTTGTGGGTATTTTTGCTCTCCAGCGTGATTGGTTATCCTGCCATGTATTTGTTCCAGCGATTGTTTATCAATACCTTGGCCGAGTCGCCTGAATGTAAGGATTATCCGAGTGTGATTTCGGGGTATCTGGGCAAAAACTGGGGCATCTTACTCGGCGGCTTGTACTTCATTATGTTGGTGATTTGGGTGTTTGTGTATTCCACGGCCATCACCAATGATAGCGCCTCCTTTTTACAAAGCTTTGGCGCGACTAAGTCATTGTTGTCTGAAAACCCCTTCTATGGTCTAGCGCTGATCTGCGGTTTAGTCGCATTGGCCTCCCGTGGTGAAAACCTGTTATTTAAGATCTCCACCTTTATGGTGCTGACTAAGCTTGGGGTGGTGGCGGTACTCGGGCTGATGATGGTCGATAAATGGGATATTAATAACATTGGTAGCGTGCCCAGCACGGGCGATTGGCTAAAGGATGCTATTGTGATGTTGCCTTTTACGCTGACATCGATTCTATTTATCCAAAGTTTAAGCCCTATGGTGATCTCATACCGCTCGCGGGAAAAATCCCTTGCCGTAGCCCGCTTTAAGGCGATGCGTGCGATGAACATTGCCTTTGGGGTGTTGTTTGTAGTGGTGTTTTTCTACGCAGTGTCTTTTACCCTCGCCATGGGGCATGAGCAGGCGGTGCGTGCTTCCCATGAAAATATCTCTGCTTTAGCCATGGTGGCCCAGGGCATGCCAGGACAAACCTTAAAACTGCTTAGCTTGACCTTAAATATCTTTGCGGTAATGACGGCGTATTTTGGTGTGTATTTAGGGTTTAGAGAGGCGTGTCAGGGATTGACCATGAATATGCTGCGCCGAGTGATGCCTGAGGAGCGGATCAATAAGTCGTTAGTAGGTTACGGCATTATGATCTTTACCATTTTACTGTCGTGGGGTGCGATTGTATTAAATGCCCCTGTGCTGAGTTTTACCTCTATCTGTAGTCCAATCTTCGGTTTAGTGGGATGTTTGATCCCGGCCTATTTGGTCTATCAAGTGCCTGCGCTGCATAAATATAAAGGAGTGTCGCTGTATATCATTATCGTCACCGGCTTACTGTTATGCGTCTCTCCTCTGCTTGCCTTTAGTTAA
- a CDS encoding transglutaminase domain-containing protein has product MQRRDFLKGAAILSAAGTVMPVLAASTQAHAMADKTCGRRRFTLTNTYQLVAPEGSAGVVKLWVPLPENTAFQQVEKLNFSGTYQDAYISANNHYGAKTLFATWPDAKGKMTLTLELVIETQDWEPVKSGELTHYRAPAKPEYPADVAIYLKPTKHMPVDGIVKQTADKIVGKETEPLKQAQLIYNWVSANMYRDNDVIGCGSGDVAAILESGKLGGKCTDINSVFVALMRAVGVPAREMFGIRLGQAIKMGHYSKKAFGSADDKGFADVTGGQHCRAMFYLAGYGWLPADPADVTKMRLTEKKEHSDPAVQAVNDYLFGNWEMNWVGFNYGRDFDLFPVAEQTPLNNFGYPYAEVDGDPVNYYEPKVFAYDYKSSEQR; this is encoded by the coding sequence ATGCAAAGACGTGATTTTTTAAAGGGTGCAGCCATTCTGTCGGCGGCAGGAACCGTGATGCCAGTGTTGGCGGCGTCGACGCAAGCCCATGCTATGGCCGATAAAACCTGTGGTCGCCGCCGTTTTACCTTAACCAATACCTATCAGCTCGTCGCGCCAGAAGGTTCTGCGGGCGTGGTGAAGTTATGGGTGCCACTCCCCGAAAACACGGCTTTCCAGCAGGTTGAAAAACTTAACTTTAGTGGGACTTATCAAGATGCCTACATCAGTGCCAATAACCATTATGGCGCTAAAACCCTGTTTGCCACTTGGCCCGATGCCAAGGGCAAGATGACCCTAACGCTAGAATTAGTGATAGAAACCCAAGATTGGGAACCCGTTAAAAGTGGCGAGTTGACCCATTACCGTGCGCCAGCTAAGCCTGAGTATCCTGCCGACGTCGCCATTTATCTTAAGCCAACCAAGCATATGCCAGTAGACGGTATTGTGAAGCAAACGGCGGATAAGATTGTGGGCAAAGAAACCGAGCCGCTTAAGCAAGCACAGTTGATTTACAACTGGGTGAGCGCCAACATGTATCGTGATAACGATGTTATAGGTTGTGGCAGTGGCGATGTGGCCGCCATTCTTGAAAGTGGCAAACTCGGTGGTAAGTGTACCGATATCAACTCAGTATTTGTGGCGCTGATGCGCGCTGTCGGTGTGCCAGCTCGTGAAATGTTTGGTATTCGTTTAGGGCAAGCCATCAAGATGGGCCATTATTCCAAAAAGGCCTTTGGCAGCGCCGATGATAAGGGTTTTGCCGATGTGACGGGTGGTCAACATTGCCGTGCCATGTTCTACTTAGCGGGTTATGGTTGGTTGCCCGCCGACCCTGCAGATGTGACTAAGATGCGCCTCACTGAGAAGAAGGAGCATAGCGATCCTGCGGTACAAGCGGTGAATGATTACCTGTTTGGTAACTGGGAAATGAATTGGGTTGGCTTTAACTATGGCCGTGACTTTGACTTATTCCCCGTGGCGGAGCAGACTCCACTGAACAATTTTGGTTATCCCTATGCCGAAGTGGACGGCGATCCTGTTAATTACTATGAGCCAAAAGTCTTTGCCTATGACTACAAGTCAAGCGAGCAGCGCTAA
- a CDS encoding heavy-metal-associated domain-containing protein, translating into MKPLSRIARLLLITSLGFTPFTWADNVQVTLDVKGMTCPLCVTVVNQALRKTDGVIKAKANLKTEQAVVTVADDFNLDKLITAVDATGYKGSINKVEKQS; encoded by the coding sequence ATGAAGCCACTATCACGTATTGCACGACTCCTACTCATCACTTCATTGGGGTTTACCCCATTCACTTGGGCGGATAACGTGCAGGTGACACTCGATGTTAAAGGCATGACCTGCCCACTGTGCGTTACCGTGGTTAATCAAGCGCTGCGTAAAACCGATGGGGTGATCAAAGCCAAGGCGAACCTCAAAACCGAGCAGGCTGTGGTCACTGTCGCCGATGATTTTAACCTCGATAAGTTGATTACCGCCGTCGATGCTACAGGCTACAAAGGCAGCATCAATAAGGTCGAAAAGCAGAGCTGA